A portion of the uncultured Cohaesibacter sp. genome contains these proteins:
- a CDS encoding head maturation protease, ClpP-related: MSRLLINGKLVLYGVVGFDFWDECFTANEVVEALAEVGGDEDIDVLLNSPGGDAFAGIAIYNALKAHGGNVTISIDGMAMSAASLLAMAGDEIVMREGALLMIHDPMTFAWGNADDMSKIVARLDKIADQMAGIYARPSGKDKADCRQIMKDETYFDGQEAVEAGFAHRTDEATETDLIAFDYRTYSKAPEHLKLVAKQNNWTFETPPVSQSAASAAPPRQKKEISMSGKPQAADVEAVDLDKVKAEAATAAIKADRERRQVVTSCEDFNQNRDLAEHLLNTTDLSAEDIVASLSHAIKAAPNVPEPEPKPGDLANDGAAQYAASRSKAEQKQPDLGVGATGGKPEGGRLLARAQKQFGGAK, encoded by the coding sequence ATGAGCAGACTACTGATTAACGGCAAGCTGGTGCTTTATGGCGTTGTTGGCTTCGACTTCTGGGATGAGTGCTTTACGGCAAATGAGGTCGTCGAGGCACTTGCCGAGGTTGGTGGCGATGAGGATATCGACGTCCTGCTCAACTCGCCGGGTGGTGACGCATTTGCCGGGATTGCCATCTACAACGCGCTCAAAGCGCACGGGGGCAACGTCACCATCTCAATCGATGGCATGGCGATGTCTGCTGCGTCCCTTCTTGCGATGGCTGGTGATGAGATCGTCATGCGCGAGGGTGCGTTGCTGATGATCCATGACCCCATGACCTTTGCGTGGGGAAATGCCGATGACATGTCCAAGATCGTCGCCCGGCTCGACAAGATCGCGGATCAGATGGCTGGCATCTATGCTCGCCCCAGCGGCAAAGACAAAGCCGACTGTCGCCAGATCATGAAAGATGAGACCTATTTCGACGGTCAGGAGGCGGTTGAGGCCGGTTTTGCTCATCGCACCGATGAGGCGACAGAAACCGACCTCATCGCGTTCGATTATCGAACCTATTCTAAAGCGCCGGAGCACTTGAAGCTGGTTGCCAAGCAAAACAACTGGACCTTCGAGACGCCTCCTGTTTCCCAGTCTGCGGCCTCCGCCGCACCACCCCGTCAGAAAAAGGAGATTTCCATGTCTGGCAAACCACAGGCGGCGGATGTTGAAGCCGTTGATCTGGATAAAGTGAAGGCCGAGGCTGCGACGGCTGCCATCAAGGCGGATCGTGAGCGGCGTCAGGTTGTCACGTCCTGTGAAGATTTCAATCAGAACAGGGATCTGGCCGAGCATTTGCTCAACACGACAGATCTGAGCGCCGAGGACATCGTCGCCAGTCTTTCCCATGCCATCAAGGCCGCTCCAAACGTGCCGGAGCCGGAACCAAAGCCCGGTGATCTGGCCAATGATGGGGCGGCGCAGTATGCGGCCAGCCGCTCAAAGGCGGAGCAGAAGCAGCCCGACCTTGGCGTCGGTGCAACCGGCGGCAAGCCTGAGGGTGGTCGCCTTCTGGCTCGTGCTCAGAAACAGTTTGGAGGTGCCAAATGA
- a CDS encoding major capsid protein: MDLYTLEELIATIETIISPKTHFLDKYFKVQHASDKSEIYFDDVFKGQVVLAPFVIPTSAGRPQNRQGFAVKSFKPAYLKPLDPVRPGDVQTRMAGEPFGGIMDAMDRMDAAVLQVLAQQKLQITQRWEWMAQMALIDGAVTIVGEDYPSTLVDFGRNANNTVVVTIATEKWSDVDHDIKSDLEDWSGAGAEQCGTPLRDVYMSREIWRVFKKNNSIKEELDTTIRNVSTIVTSPTADDPNDPVIFKGAVGEFNIYVHTGTYRDPVDNQTKRYLAADEVLMVCAGWRDGHRGRLWCPWLWHDRGQEGGPSAFANFPARL, translated from the coding sequence ATGGATCTTTACACGCTCGAAGAGCTAATTGCCACCATCGAGACAATCATCTCTCCCAAGACGCATTTCCTTGATAAGTATTTCAAGGTGCAACACGCTTCAGACAAGTCGGAAATCTACTTTGATGATGTGTTCAAGGGGCAGGTGGTGCTGGCTCCATTCGTCATTCCGACCTCGGCAGGTCGCCCGCAAAATCGCCAAGGTTTTGCCGTCAAATCCTTCAAGCCTGCTTACCTCAAGCCACTTGACCCTGTTCGTCCCGGCGATGTGCAGACCCGCATGGCGGGTGAGCCGTTCGGCGGCATCATGGATGCGATGGATCGGATGGACGCCGCCGTCTTGCAGGTGTTGGCGCAGCAGAAGCTGCAAATCACCCAGCGCTGGGAATGGATGGCACAGATGGCTTTGATCGACGGTGCCGTTACCATTGTCGGTGAGGACTATCCGTCCACACTGGTTGATTTTGGCCGCAACGCCAACAACACCGTTGTCGTGACGATCGCGACGGAAAAATGGTCCGATGTGGATCATGACATTAAGAGCGATCTTGAGGACTGGTCTGGTGCTGGTGCTGAGCAGTGCGGGACGCCTTTGAGAGACGTCTATATGTCTCGCGAAATTTGGCGCGTGTTCAAGAAAAACAACTCCATTAAGGAGGAACTTGATACCACGATCCGCAATGTCTCTACGATCGTTACGTCGCCGACCGCAGATGATCCGAATGATCCGGTAATCTTTAAAGGGGCCGTTGGTGAATTCAACATCTATGTTCACACGGGCACTTATCGCGATCCGGTCGACAACCAGACCAAGCGCTATCTGGCGGCCGATGAGGTGTTGATGGTTTGCGCCGGTTGGCGTGACGGGCACCGAGGGCGTCTATGGTGTCCGTGGCTTTGGCATGATCGAGGACAAGAAGGCGGGCCTTCAGCCTTTGCCAATTTTCCCGCGCGTCTATGA
- a CDS encoding baseplate J/gp47 family protein codes for MRLLDRARVNDAIKALLAPYSTDTNLDSLVAGRNIARLTVTEATATSDAVMEADLNLLRRYLLSFDAPASGSAGRYLFDAWGAWPLMGDARVNGQLVHGRRGDTDVVICGLDGALPTDAERDLVSAAVRHINREPEGMSIAILKAAQQIYDVDLTITVPGVGPDPEVIVEEAIERVRKAALARSLIGGQIPAGLLAGAAYGDNVLIVIDNAPVVIEPDPYAVPVLGSLSVGYEVET; via the coding sequence TTGCGGCTGCTCGATCGCGCGCGCGTCAATGATGCCATCAAGGCTCTGCTGGCGCCCTATTCGACGGACACCAATCTTGACAGTCTGGTCGCCGGTCGCAACATCGCCCGCCTCACTGTTACCGAGGCAACTGCAACGAGTGACGCGGTCATGGAGGCAGATCTCAATCTGCTCCGGCGCTATCTCTTGAGCTTTGACGCTCCAGCGAGCGGGTCGGCTGGTCGATATCTCTTTGACGCCTGGGGCGCGTGGCCTCTGATGGGTGACGCAAGGGTCAACGGCCAATTGGTCCATGGGCGGCGCGGGGATACGGATGTTGTCATCTGTGGCCTTGATGGCGCTCTACCAACAGACGCCGAGCGCGATCTGGTGTCCGCTGCCGTGCGACACATCAATCGCGAGCCGGAGGGGATGAGCATTGCCATCCTCAAGGCTGCGCAGCAAATCTATGACGTTGATCTGACGATCACAGTGCCCGGTGTCGGGCCGGACCCTGAGGTCATCGTCGAGGAAGCGATCGAGCGGGTGCGCAAGGCAGCGTTGGCGCGGTCTCTGATCGGTGGGCAGATCCCAGCCGGGCTGCTGGCCGGGGCGGCTTATGGGGACAATGTGCTCATTGTCATCGATAACGCGCCGGTTGTCATCGAGCCAGATCCCTACGCGGTGCCGGTGCTTGGGTCGTTATCGGTTGGATATGAGGTGGAGACATGA
- a CDS encoding phage tail protein I — MTSLPLRSNAMPIEKAMAAGMSDDLPVDYATIMDPYQTPAKWLPSLAAHYSVDLWFSDWPEERKREMIAQCAGLSTIYPGEQLAELKGTLEGLKRFLWFVDAEIVDRIAYPCRFVLGRSSPSFTPLQFPGLQGAVPDQGAVGAQTK, encoded by the coding sequence ATGACTTCCCTGCCTTTGCGTTCCAATGCTATGCCGATCGAGAAGGCGATGGCGGCGGGTATGTCGGATGACCTGCCGGTCGACTATGCGACAATCATGGATCCATACCAGACGCCCGCAAAGTGGCTGCCAAGTCTGGCGGCTCACTATTCAGTTGATCTGTGGTTTTCAGATTGGCCGGAGGAGCGCAAGCGCGAGATGATCGCGCAATGCGCAGGGCTGAGCACGATCTATCCCGGCGAGCAGCTGGCCGAGCTGAAAGGCACGTTGGAGGGGCTGAAGCGCTTCCTCTGGTTTGTCGACGCCGAGATCGTCGACCGGATCGCCTATCCTTGCCGGTTTGTTCTGGGGCGATCAAGTCCGTCCTTTACGCCACTGCAATTCCCCGGCCTTCAAGGCGCGGTACCTGATCAAGGTGCTGTTGGTGCGCAAACCAAATAG
- a CDS encoding phage tail protein: MALQDAIDAVNGINGGTTDLTVQLYQDIFTPLFAEVQICLDKVASFEALEASGVSAALQNIAVTIAPQLETLQTNIATLDASVTAAQDKLTELKAGNLNAANVVVDEGNGVEAGNAAAALAELAAALAVLAEAIEAKPGAEEFEELSSEVSGLLTGAVQAFAMSTAPEGWLKANGAAVSRASYADLFAAIGTSFGEGDGVATFNLPDLRGEFIRGYDDGRSVDAGRVFGSSQADQNAEHTHSVDPPSTTTSSDSHTHTAGTQSGSFTHGSGSISHYSAGSGNTSSDSHTHTLNIAAFTSGASGGAEARPRNVALLYCIKY, encoded by the coding sequence ATGGCTTTGCAGGATGCAATTGATGCGGTCAATGGGATTAACGGCGGCACCACCGACCTGACAGTGCAGCTCTATCAGGACATTTTCACGCCGCTCTTTGCAGAGGTGCAGATCTGTCTCGATAAGGTGGCCAGCTTCGAAGCGCTGGAAGCGTCTGGCGTGTCGGCGGCCTTACAGAATATTGCTGTCACAATCGCGCCGCAGCTCGAAACGCTGCAAACAAACATCGCGACACTGGATGCATCTGTTACCGCTGCTCAGGACAAACTGACCGAGCTGAAGGCGGGCAACCTGAACGCAGCCAACGTGGTGGTGGATGAGGGCAACGGCGTCGAGGCTGGGAATGCAGCTGCGGCTCTTGCTGAGCTGGCTGCGGCTCTGGCCGTTTTGGCTGAGGCCATCGAAGCAAAGCCCGGCGCTGAAGAATTTGAGGAGTTGTCTTCTGAGGTCTCTGGTCTGTTGACGGGAGCTGTTCAGGCTTTTGCAATGAGCACAGCGCCGGAGGGTTGGTTGAAGGCGAACGGGGCAGCCGTCTCAAGGGCATCTTATGCCGACTTGTTTGCAGCGATCGGAACAAGTTTTGGAGAGGGTGACGGAGTCGCGACGTTTAACCTGCCTGATCTCCGTGGAGAGTTCATCCGGGGCTACGACGATGGACGCAGTGTTGACGCAGGCCGCGTGTTTGGCTCATCCCAAGCGGATCAGAATGCGGAACACACTCATTCGGTTGACCCGCCGTCAACCACGACATCCAGTGACAGCCACACGCACACGGCAGGAACGCAGTCCGGCAGCTTCACGCACGGCTCGGGCAGCATCTCGCACTATTCCGCTGGCTCTGGCAATACAAGCTCTGACAGTCACACACACACGCTAAACATCGCCGCGTTTACGTCTGGTGCCAGCGGTGGCGCAGAAGCGAGGCCGAGAAACGTCGCGCTGTTGTACTGCATCAAATACTGA
- a CDS encoding phage major tail tube protein yields the protein MAYHDIKTLQDVSVLCDLFPDEVIRIEIAELGLPNLEADFEDFESSGMSGHTVQIDTGRLQVIEPTLKLVGNLDQLYQAFLMPANWTINGVVKNAHTGEKTAYKMTHNGRLAKITPEARSGKSLHHHEYAFRGVMSYAISSNGQQLYAWSVKGGMKVAGIDVDAENRAILG from the coding sequence ATGGCTTATCATGACATCAAGACCCTTCAGGACGTTTCTGTCCTTTGCGACCTTTTCCCCGACGAGGTGATCCGTATCGAGATCGCCGAGCTTGGCTTGCCCAATCTGGAGGCCGATTTCGAGGATTTCGAAAGCTCAGGCATGTCCGGGCACACGGTCCAGATTGACACCGGTCGACTGCAGGTGATCGAGCCGACGCTGAAGCTGGTCGGCAATCTCGATCAGCTCTATCAGGCATTCCTGATGCCTGCCAACTGGACCATCAACGGGGTCGTCAAAAACGCGCATACCGGCGAAAAGACGGCCTACAAGATGACCCACAATGGTCGACTGGCCAAGATCACACCGGAGGCGCGCAGCGGCAAGAGCCTACACCATCATGAATATGCTTTCCGTGGCGTGATGTCCTACGCCATCTCCTCCAATGGCCAGCAGCTTTATGCATGGTCGGTCAAGGGCGGGATGAAAGTTGCGGGCATTGATGTCGATGCGGAAAACCGCGCCATTCTCGGCTAA
- a CDS encoding phage tail tape measure protein translates to MATKQVDVKLSVGALMKIKGPLDRGAKQCEQFAKRAGGALKKLEDIKGPIKAIETFKKLDKEWKDSRKNLDKLRQHQKKLHSEISKGGKVTAKMRADYERATRAVEKAERATQKHSQQMLRAKHNLDSMGISVRKIATAENRLQAELKQTEGYINRNRAAWERRAESARKAQEKLQRIEQNRDKWGKRALVSAGVLYGTKRLTGAAYRKVYSAAEYNAGFTRFGTKAENDQGGPVSKSDVATTRKMVDQVAAKSGLDRSQIAEGVFTAAEAGMSNNAIQKSMMAWGKVAKVAEAEMGDLVNLTDAHLRNLKVSPSQIETALAMQYSIGKSGKFEMDAMSKYGAELASKYESAGFFGMDAVASQSAAVQVARNATGDDSSAANNFANFLDALGSDETKKRFGKKGIDIEREWKGALKYGQDPVLHMGKVIKEVAKGDKFRLDEMFGDRQARSFAQALMSQLDKYQAYKKAGVEGAGNLDSDLADILNDPQAKMDKMAQSWDRISAKISGSFLGSMSKISDIIQPHLDRLEAWMDKNSGALETMTSVGAGAVGATGAVAGLTLAVAGAGLAKALAQGGWIALTQGLDGLIERFTTLEGKSKSVSDSLFDDGKGSKKTAGKKGRKFVPAAGAIGRALPVAAVAGGTVALLAMGAQDRAKAHADPDAWLKKFRGVEPRDDVERAMVWQQSKRIGDGAAPSNEVEKLRQRLTFYREASEEDRAKIRANAQSAVDEMRAASQKLSGEIANSGIASALRDKASQIRSIPVSGPRVIGDSLVDKKRAHGGDFNAGDTLEVGENGREVITMGGRGHVTSNASLRAMAGKGQGRQVIQHIYPSAGMDENALAAMIVKMFHDAESDAYGSSSYA, encoded by the coding sequence ATGGCTACAAAGCAGGTCGATGTCAAGCTGTCGGTCGGTGCCCTGATGAAGATCAAGGGGCCGCTGGACCGTGGCGCGAAACAGTGCGAGCAGTTTGCCAAGCGCGCCGGTGGTGCGCTGAAAAAACTGGAGGACATCAAGGGTCCGATTAAGGCGATCGAGACTTTTAAGAAGCTCGACAAGGAATGGAAAGACAGCCGCAAGAACCTGGACAAGCTCCGCCAGCACCAGAAAAAGCTGCATAGCGAGATTTCGAAGGGCGGCAAGGTCACCGCCAAGATGCGGGCGGACTATGAGCGGGCAACGCGCGCGGTCGAGAAGGCTGAGCGGGCAACGCAAAAGCACTCGCAACAGATGTTGCGGGCCAAGCACAATCTTGACAGCATGGGCATTTCGGTCCGCAAGATCGCGACCGCCGAAAACCGCCTGCAGGCCGAGCTGAAACAGACCGAGGGTTACATCAACCGCAATCGGGCGGCATGGGAACGCCGGGCGGAATCGGCGCGCAAGGCGCAGGAAAAGCTCCAGCGCATCGAGCAGAACCGGGACAAGTGGGGCAAGCGGGCGCTGGTGAGCGCCGGTGTGCTCTATGGCACCAAGCGCCTGACGGGTGCGGCCTATCGCAAGGTCTATAGTGCGGCGGAATATAATGCCGGGTTTACTCGTTTTGGCACCAAAGCCGAGAATGATCAGGGCGGGCCTGTCTCCAAGTCCGATGTTGCGACGACGCGGAAAATGGTTGATCAGGTTGCTGCAAAATCGGGTCTTGATCGGTCTCAGATTGCTGAGGGTGTCTTTACTGCCGCCGAGGCTGGCATGAGCAACAACGCCATCCAGAAAAGCATGATGGCATGGGGCAAGGTGGCCAAGGTGGCCGAGGCCGAGATGGGCGATCTCGTTAATCTGACCGATGCCCACTTGCGCAATCTGAAAGTGTCGCCAAGCCAGATCGAAACGGCTCTGGCAATGCAGTATTCAATTGGCAAGTCAGGTAAGTTTGAGATGGACGCCATGTCGAAATATGGCGCAGAGCTGGCATCAAAGTATGAGTCTGCCGGATTTTTCGGAATGGATGCGGTGGCGTCTCAGTCAGCGGCGGTTCAGGTGGCGCGCAATGCGACCGGCGATGACAGCTCGGCGGCCAACAATTTTGCAAACTTTTTGGATGCGTTGGGCTCGGACGAAACAAAGAAGCGCTTCGGCAAAAAAGGCATCGATATCGAGAGGGAGTGGAAAGGCGCTCTAAAGTATGGTCAGGATCCAGTGCTACACATGGGGAAAGTGATCAAAGAGGTGGCCAAGGGCGACAAGTTTCGCCTCGATGAAATGTTTGGTGACAGGCAGGCGCGCAGCTTTGCTCAAGCCCTTATGTCCCAGCTCGATAAATATCAGGCGTACAAGAAAGCGGGCGTCGAGGGGGCTGGCAATCTGGACAGCGATCTGGCCGACATCCTCAACGATCCGCAGGCCAAGATGGACAAGATGGCGCAAAGCTGGGACCGGATTTCCGCCAAGATTTCCGGGTCATTCCTCGGCAGCATGAGCAAGATATCCGACATAATCCAGCCGCATCTCGACAGGCTTGAGGCATGGATGGACAAGAACAGCGGCGCGCTGGAGACCATGACCAGCGTCGGGGCTGGCGCTGTTGGCGCGACCGGGGCTGTGGCTGGGCTGACGCTGGCTGTCGCCGGTGCCGGACTGGCCAAGGCTTTGGCGCAAGGGGGCTGGATCGCTCTGACACAGGGGCTTGACGGCCTGATCGAGCGTTTCACGACGCTGGAGGGTAAGTCCAAATCTGTCAGTGACAGCCTGTTCGACGATGGCAAGGGCAGCAAAAAGACCGCAGGCAAAAAGGGCCGCAAATTTGTCCCGGCAGCTGGGGCGATCGGTCGGGCGCTTCCTGTCGCGGCGGTTGCTGGCGGCACGGTTGCCCTGCTGGCAATGGGCGCACAGGATCGCGCAAAGGCGCATGCGGATCCTGATGCGTGGCTCAAAAAGTTCCGTGGCGTCGAGCCGCGCGACGATGTTGAGCGGGCGATGGTCTGGCAACAGTCCAAACGCATCGGCGATGGAGCCGCCCCATCCAACGAGGTCGAGAAGCTGCGCCAGCGGCTCACATTCTATCGCGAGGCCAGCGAGGAGGACCGGGCCAAGATCCGGGCCAATGCGCAATCCGCCGTCGACGAAATGCGGGCGGCGTCACAAAAGCTGAGCGGCGAAATTGCCAATTCCGGCATTGCCTCGGCTCTCAGGGACAAGGCGTCCCAGATCCGATCGATCCCGGTGAGTGGTCCGCGCGTGATCGGGGATTCTCTGGTTGACAAAAAGCGGGCGCATGGCGGTGATTTCAACGCCGGGGATACGTTGGAAGTGGGCGAGAATGGCCGCGAGGTCATCACCATGGGCGGGCGTGGCCACGTCACCTCGAATGCATCCTTGCGGGCGATGGCAGG